A genomic region of Cotesia glomerata isolate CgM1 linkage group LG9, MPM_Cglom_v2.3, whole genome shotgun sequence contains the following coding sequences:
- the LOC123271746 gene encoding uncharacterized protein LOC123271746 → MGKDKKRSRERDENDNYGIRADSDKENETVNPQVENPALKEQKSVSDSDKFVDELAQMQPENVTQVVANTGSTETTESKKLDDEVELLLGDDPGAKKKEQVGLHESLVSRWSSWLTDGLPKEVKDKVLEKYPRKGNISLEAPELNEEISATLNETGVKRDQLFTLEQNLAGSALSALGQGITMIIRDEEEPLDRLELLEILADAGKLMAQLHYQVSSARRAFISPILTKSMKNLLQATKPGSLLFGEKLTEKIKTAKSMEKIGKEIKASPLPSSSSNNKKVSNPAPRRTLN, encoded by the exons ATGGGTAAAGATAAAAAACGAAGCAGAGAAAGAGATGAGAATGACAATT ATGGAATTCGGGCCGATTCTGATAAAGAAAATGAAACCGTCAATCCTCAAGTAGAGAATCCCGCGTTGAAAGAGCAAAAGTCTGTCTCGGACTCAGACAAGTTCGTTGACGAGCTTGCGCAGATGCAGCCTGAGAATGTGACTCAAGTAGTAGCTAATACAGGGTCTACTGAGACAACTGAGTCTAAGAAATTAGATGACGAGGTAGAACTGCTTCTAGGAGATGATCCAGGAGCAAAGAAAAAAGAACAAGTGGGGCTGCACGAGAGTTTGGTGTCGCGTTGGTCATCTTGGCTGACTGACGGGTTACCAAAAGAGGTTAAAGACAAGGTGTTAGAGAAATATCCGCGTAAGGGAAATATTTCTCTCGAGGCCCCAGAattaaatgaagaaatttcAGCTACACTGAACGAAACGGGCGTCAAGAGAGATCAGCTATTTACCCTAGAACAAAACCTAGCTGGTTCGGCCTTGTCAGCCTTGGGACAAGGCATTACAATGATCATCAGAGATGAAGAAGAGCCTCTAGATCGCCTAGAGTTGTTAGAAATACTAGCGGATGCAGGCAAACTCATGGCACAATTGCACTACCAGGTCTCTTCAGCTAGAAGAGCTTTTATCTCTCCAATATTGACCAAGTCAATGAAAAACTTGTTACAGGCGACCAAGCCTGGGTCTCTGTTGTTTGGAGAGAAGCTAACCGAGAAGATTAAAACCGCAAAGTCTATGGAGAAAATTGGCAAAGAGATCAAGGCGTCTCCTCTTCCTTCGTCCTCTagtaataacaaaaaagtaaGCAACCCAGCGCCGAGACGTACTTTAAACTAG